One Nocardioides aromaticivorans genomic window carries:
- a CDS encoding penicillin-binding transpeptidase domain-containing protein, with product MRRSSVATSFLLVSALGLTACSGGGSDGDDGARKAAEGLATALATAAAPADGASTASDPLAAVTWTGTDPATVAKEYAAVIDGMDGIAPSVEVAEVDGEADKPTATLTWTWPVVAGGDPWTYDTTVALADGDGWAVAWAPSIVEPSLADGETLDATTLLAQRGEITGAGGEKLVTERPVVRIGIDRTKVTAAAAPASARALAELVDIEVAPFVKAVKGAGDKAFVEAITYRANDIPAAVRTGIEGIAGAHRVTGEQALAPTRDFAAPILGRVGPVTAEMVEKDPDAYRPGDVAGVSGLQARYDEQLRGTTGRSVHAVPADGGEERELFLAEPAAGKPLALTLDRRLQTLAERVLGGVTPASALVAIRPSDGSILAAANGAGTGGQNYATFGQFAPGSTFKSVTSLALLRAGLTPQTQVQCTPTVTVNGKRFKNYSDYPSSAIGTIPLEEAIAQSCNTALIGARAKVKDGDLADAAASLGLGIDHDLGFPAYFGEVPPPASETEGAADLIGQGKVLASPMAMATVIASVQAGTTVVPHLVDGVDVSVPSEAEPLSAAEARQLKAMLRRVVTNGSGRGLADLPGGPVIAKTGTAEYADGGTIRTHAWMIAAQGDLAVAVFVQTGESGSRTAGPLLEEFLRAAR from the coding sequence ATGCGGCGATCCTCGGTGGCCACCTCCTTCCTGCTCGTCTCGGCGCTCGGCCTGACGGCCTGCTCCGGCGGCGGCTCCGACGGTGACGACGGCGCGCGCAAGGCCGCGGAGGGGCTTGCCACCGCCCTGGCCACGGCGGCCGCGCCGGCCGACGGTGCCAGCACGGCGAGCGATCCGCTGGCCGCGGTGACCTGGACCGGCACGGACCCCGCCACCGTCGCGAAGGAGTACGCCGCCGTCATCGACGGCATGGACGGGATCGCGCCGAGCGTCGAGGTCGCCGAGGTCGACGGCGAGGCGGACAAGCCGACGGCGACCCTGACCTGGACCTGGCCCGTCGTCGCCGGAGGCGACCCGTGGACCTACGACACGACCGTCGCGCTGGCGGACGGCGACGGGTGGGCCGTCGCGTGGGCACCGAGCATCGTCGAGCCCAGCCTCGCCGACGGGGAGACGCTCGACGCGACCACGCTCCTCGCGCAGCGTGGCGAGATCACCGGCGCCGGCGGCGAGAAGCTGGTCACCGAGCGGCCCGTCGTCCGGATCGGGATCGACCGCACCAAGGTGACGGCCGCCGCGGCGCCGGCGTCCGCGCGGGCGCTGGCCGAGCTGGTCGACATCGAGGTCGCGCCGTTCGTGAAGGCCGTGAAGGGGGCCGGGGACAAGGCGTTCGTCGAGGCGATCACCTACCGTGCGAACGATATTCCCGCAGCGGTCCGGACGGGGATCGAGGGCATCGCCGGCGCCCACCGGGTCACCGGCGAGCAGGCGCTCGCGCCGACCCGCGACTTCGCCGCCCCGATCCTCGGTCGGGTCGGCCCGGTCACCGCCGAGATGGTCGAGAAGGATCCCGACGCCTACCGCCCGGGCGACGTCGCTGGTGTCTCCGGCCTCCAGGCCCGCTACGACGAGCAGCTGCGCGGCACCACCGGCCGCTCGGTCCACGCCGTCCCGGCCGATGGCGGCGAGGAGCGCGAGCTCTTCCTCGCCGAGCCGGCCGCCGGCAAGCCGCTGGCGCTCACCCTCGACCGTCGGCTGCAGACCCTCGCCGAGCGGGTGCTCGGCGGAGTCACGCCCGCCAGCGCCCTCGTGGCGATCCGCCCCAGCGACGGCTCGATCCTGGCGGCCGCCAACGGCGCCGGCACCGGCGGCCAGAACTACGCCACCTTCGGCCAGTTCGCCCCCGGCTCCACCTTCAAGTCGGTCACCTCCCTCGCGCTGCTGCGCGCCGGCCTCACCCCCCAGACGCAGGTGCAGTGCACGCCGACCGTCACGGTCAACGGCAAGCGGTTCAAGAACTACTCCGACTACCCGTCGTCCGCGATCGGCACGATCCCGCTCGAGGAGGCGATCGCGCAGTCGTGCAACACCGCCCTGATCGGTGCCCGCGCGAAGGTGAAGGACGGTGACCTCGCCGACGCGGCCGCGAGCCTCGGCCTCGGCATCGACCACGACCTCGGCTTCCCCGCCTACTTCGGCGAGGTCCCGCCGCCGGCGAGCGAGACCGAGGGCGCCGCCGACCTGATCGGCCAGGGCAAGGTGCTCGCCTCGCCGATGGCGATGGCCACGGTGATCGCGAGCGTGCAGGCCGGCACGACCGTCGTACCCCACCTCGTGGACGGGGTCGATGTCTCCGTGCCGTCGGAGGCCGAGCCGCTCTCGGCCGCCGAGGCACGGCAGCTCAAGGCGATGCTGCGCCGGGTGGTCACCAACGGCAGCGGCCGCGGCCTGGCCGACCTCCCCGGCGGTCCGGTCATCGCCAAGACCGGCACGGCCGAGTACGCCGACGGCGGCACCATCCGCACGCACGCGTGGATGATCGCCGCCCAGGGCGACCTCGCGGTCGCGGTCTTCGTGCAGACCGGTGAGTCGGGCTCGCGGACGGCGGGTCCGCTGCTGGAGGAGTTCCTGCGCGCGGCTCGCTGA
- a CDS encoding SGNH/GDSL hydrolase family protein, giving the protein MSRSSLRLLLSLGSVLSAALVGLVAIPPAAHAAAPVYVALGDSYSSGVGTRSYIDDGTSCQRSNYAYPKLVASAKGYSLSFKACSGATTSTVTNSQLSALSSSTSYVTISVGGNDAGFTGVITECAQPGWMSDCDGAINTAQSFINNTLPGRLGTLYASIRSKAPNAVVVVVGYPRLFMGEDCNAATWFSPAEETRLNQTADLLNSKLSAAASAKGFKWANPTSRFVGHAVCDDVEWLNGLSNPVSESYHPNRLGHSSGYKPLVAGLLVG; this is encoded by the coding sequence ATGTCTCGGTCGTCGCTCCGCCTGCTCCTCTCCCTCGGCTCGGTCCTCTCCGCGGCGCTGGTCGGCCTGGTCGCCATACCGCCCGCCGCGCACGCCGCCGCACCCGTGTACGTCGCTCTCGGCGACTCCTACTCCTCGGGCGTCGGCACCCGCAGCTACATCGACGACGGCACGAGCTGCCAGCGGTCGAACTACGCCTACCCCAAGCTGGTCGCCTCCGCGAAGGGCTACAGCCTGAGCTTCAAGGCCTGCTCCGGCGCCACCACGAGCACCGTCACCAACAGCCAACTGAGCGCGCTGAGCTCGTCGACGTCGTACGTCACGATCTCGGTCGGCGGCAACGACGCCGGCTTCACCGGTGTCATCACGGAGTGCGCCCAGCCGGGGTGGATGTCGGACTGCGACGGAGCGATCAACACGGCCCAGTCGTTCATCAACAACACGCTGCCCGGCCGGCTGGGCACCCTCTACGCGTCCATCAGGAGCAAGGCCCCGAACGCCGTCGTCGTGGTCGTCGGCTATCCGCGGCTGTTCATGGGCGAGGACTGCAATGCGGCGACCTGGTTCAGCCCCGCCGAGGAGACCCGGCTGAACCAGACGGCGGACCTGCTGAACAGCAAGCTGTCGGCGGCCGCGAGCGCCAAGGGCTTCAAGTGGGCCAACCCCACCTCCCGCTTCGTCGGCCACGCGGTCTGTGACGACGTCGAGTGGCTCAACGGCCTGTCCAACCCGGTCAGCGAGAGCTACCACCCGAACCGGCTCGGACACTCGTCCGGCTACAAGCCGCTGGTGGCGGGGCTGCTCGTCGGCTGA
- a CDS encoding TetR/AcrR family transcriptional regulator, which translates to MVNTARTLLAEGHDLTLRGVAAAMGVSPAGLYRYVTNLDELLDLVAASIDESVAADLVAAVEAISADDVTKRWLVAWVRLRRWALRHQDEFRLVLARPRSGEVSIREVSDAFLGTCLCALTTHQDVRMPPVPPAAEQTVVALAERPGSSPWPATLAWLHTRVLASLHGVVALEVTGYLDPALVRSAAVFRATMVEWLARLVRADELGALLAVLDAELAG; encoded by the coding sequence ATGGTGAACACTGCTCGCACCCTCCTGGCCGAGGGTCACGACCTGACCCTGCGCGGCGTCGCCGCGGCGATGGGCGTGAGTCCGGCCGGTCTCTACCGCTACGTCACGAACCTCGACGAGCTCCTGGACCTGGTGGCCGCGTCGATCGACGAGAGCGTGGCCGCCGACCTCGTCGCGGCCGTCGAGGCGATCTCGGCGGACGACGTGACCAAGCGCTGGCTCGTCGCCTGGGTCCGGCTGCGTCGCTGGGCGCTGCGCCACCAGGACGAGTTCCGCCTGGTCCTGGCGCGACCCCGCAGTGGCGAGGTGTCGATCCGCGAGGTCTCCGATGCGTTCCTCGGCACGTGCCTGTGCGCCCTCACGACCCACCAGGACGTCCGGATGCCTCCCGTCCCTCCGGCCGCCGAGCAGACCGTCGTCGCCCTGGCCGAGCGACCGGGATCCAGCCCCTGGCCGGCCACCCTGGCCTGGCTGCACACGCGCGTGCTCGCCTCGCTCCACGGGGTGGTCGCCCTCGAGGTGACGGGCTACCTCGACCCGGCACTGGTCCGGAGCGCCGCGGTGTTCCGCGCGACGATGGTCGAGTGGCTGGCGCGCCTCGTCCGGGCCGACGAGCTCGGCGCCCTGCTGGCCGTGCTCGATGCCGAGCTCGCGGGCTGA
- a CDS encoding beta strand repeat-containing protein has product MTGLAVGGFLLLGVGSAHAEDGDSPTPVESLTGTVTTLLGADGPLGGDTSGHSAPTDLRPTHGTPVFPETNVEAEIAEPDPMPLPEPVELTEPEQIYTIQPVDEATDGSAPSESTSDSDLAATSDPAPATVADTASEAAPRPADGCACNLTMGTPTVNGRTAGAPGTAQVPADRAATIAVPVSNTGNVTVTNLAVSGPGGRMTCGSTTLAVDASTTCTGSWTPGAGSRSAPIRATASTPGGRVTGSALLFATGLATGGGVPGNPGSGTPDKGCSCDLTSGTPSVGGKAAGGAGTAEVPVGTTTTVSIPVSNTGTRTVSNLSATSPEGPLTCADTELAPTESTTCSRQVRAETGDQVVPITIYGTTSDGRRTTAQGIAHVTGVPDDDDGSDNPGGSDDPGDTTDGTIKVGGVTYPVTDGTVTIGGVKYPVKNGTVTIGGVAYPVTPTHGGTDNPGDTTDGTIKVGGVTYPVKNGTVTIDGVRYPVKNGTVTIGGVAYPVTPTHGGATGTITVNGVTYPVTDGTVTIGGVRYPVKNGTVTIGGVAYPVTPTHGGATGTITVNGVTYPVTDGTVTIGGVKYPVKNGTVTIGGVAYPVTPTHGGATGTITVNGVTYPVTDGTVTIGGVTYPVKNGTVTIGGVAYPVTPTDGGTDNPGATTDGTIKVGGVTYPVKNGTVTVNGVKYPVKNGTVTIGGVAYPVTPTHGTDNPGATTDGTIKVGGVTYPVKNGTVTVNGVKYPVKNGTVTIGGVAYPVTPTHGGATGTITVNGVTYPVTDGTVTIGGVNYPVKNGTVTIGGVAYPVTPTDGGTDNPGDTTNGTIKVGGVTYPVKNGTVTIDGVKYPVKNGTVTIGGVSYPVTTSGGTDGSGGPDGSDGQASGSITVDGVTYPVADGSATVDGVAYPVHDGTVTIDGVAYPVTPSDDGSDGHGSDGHGSDDPGGSDDPGGSGDNGPLAITDPTVNGKAADAPGSLDAEAHKAATVEFDVTNTGDVDVTGLSGQVGSGDIRCTETELAPGESTTCRGRVVPRVGAQTTPVQVSAATADGGSTTSVRALRLSGVAPSTGGHAGGHAGPSGGTPGGGASGGMPGAHSGGMPGAHSGGMSGGVPAAHAGGSVHSGTGTSDGAIVGGVPAPDGMTGQGHGHPADGGFPMPRGGVEAGGGGTAAELPVVGHEQDDEGNLLVWLLLLAGAGVVVAQRVRTRSSR; this is encoded by the coding sequence GTGACCGGCTTGGCCGTGGGAGGGTTTCTCCTCCTCGGCGTGGGCTCCGCCCACGCCGAGGACGGGGACAGTCCCACACCGGTCGAGTCGCTCACCGGGACCGTCACCACGCTGCTCGGCGCGGACGGGCCACTCGGAGGAGACACCTCCGGCCACTCCGCTCCGACGGACCTGCGTCCGACGCACGGGACCCCGGTCTTCCCCGAGACGAATGTCGAGGCGGAGATCGCCGAGCCCGACCCGATGCCCCTGCCGGAGCCGGTGGAGCTGACGGAGCCGGAGCAGATCTACACGATCCAGCCGGTGGACGAGGCGACTGACGGGAGTGCTCCCTCGGAGAGCACCTCCGACTCCGACCTCGCCGCCACGTCGGATCCCGCGCCGGCGACCGTCGCCGACACCGCGTCGGAGGCAGCCCCGCGGCCGGCCGACGGCTGCGCGTGCAACCTCACGATGGGTACGCCGACCGTCAACGGCCGGACGGCAGGGGCACCGGGCACCGCCCAGGTCCCCGCGGACCGGGCCGCGACGATCGCCGTACCGGTCTCCAACACGGGCAACGTCACCGTGACCAACCTGGCCGTCTCCGGCCCGGGCGGGAGGATGACGTGCGGCAGCACCACGCTCGCCGTCGACGCATCGACGACGTGCACCGGGTCGTGGACGCCGGGTGCCGGCAGCCGGAGCGCCCCGATCCGTGCCACCGCGTCCACGCCCGGGGGCAGGGTGACGGGCTCGGCACTGCTCTTCGCCACCGGTCTCGCGACCGGCGGTGGCGTGCCGGGCAACCCGGGCAGCGGTACGCCGGACAAGGGTTGCTCCTGCGACCTGACCTCCGGTACCCCCAGCGTCGGCGGCAAGGCTGCTGGCGGCGCCGGGACCGCAGAGGTGCCGGTGGGTACGACCACCACGGTGTCGATCCCGGTGTCGAACACGGGCACCAGGACCGTGTCGAACCTGTCGGCCACCAGCCCGGAGGGCCCGCTCACGTGTGCCGACACCGAGCTGGCGCCGACCGAGTCGACGACCTGCTCCCGCCAGGTGCGGGCCGAGACCGGCGACCAGGTCGTGCCCATCACCATCTACGGCACGACCTCCGACGGTCGCCGGACGACTGCCCAGGGCATCGCCCACGTGACCGGTGTGCCGGACGATGACGACGGATCGGACAACCCGGGAGGATCGGACGACCCGGGCGACACCACCGACGGCACCATCAAGGTCGGCGGCGTCACCTACCCCGTCACCGACGGCACCGTCACCATCGGCGGGGTCAAGTACCCGGTCAAGAACGGCACCGTCACCATCGGCGGAGTGGCCTACCCGGTCACCCCGACCCACGGCGGGACCGACAACCCGGGCGACACCACCGACGGCACCATCAAGGTCGGCGGCGTCACCTACCCCGTCAAGAACGGCACCGTCACCATCGACGGCGTCAGGTACCCCGTCAAGAACGGCACCGTCACCATCGGCGGCGTGGCCTACCCGGTCACCCCGACCCACGGCGGGGCCACGGGCACCATCACCGTGAACGGGGTCACGTACCCGGTCACCGACGGCACCGTCACCATCGGCGGGGTCAGGTACCCCGTCAAGAACGGCACCGTCACCATCGGCGGCGTGGCCTACCCGGTCACCCCGACCCACGGCGGGGCCACGGGCACCATCACCGTGAACGGGGTCACGTACCCGGTCACCGACGGCACCGTCACCATCGGCGGGGTCAAGTACCCCGTCAAGAACGGCACCGTCACCATCGGCGGCGTGGCCTACCCGGTCACCCCCACCCACGGCGGGGCCACGGGCACCATCACCGTCAACGGGGTCACGTACCCGGTCACCGACGGCACCGTCACCATCGGCGGGGTCACGTACCCCGTCAAGAACGGCACCGTCACCATCGGCGGCGTGGCCTACCCGGTCACCCCCACCGACGGCGGGACCGACAACCCGGGCGCCACCACCGACGGCACCATCAAGGTCGGCGGCGTCACCTACCCCGTCAAGAACGGCACCGTCACCGTCAACGGAGTGAAGTACCCCGTCAAGAACGGCACCGTCACCATCGGCGGCGTGGCCTACCCGGTCACCCCCACCCACGGGACCGACAACCCGGGCGCCACCACCGACGGCACCATCAAGGTCGGCGGCGTCACCTACCCCGTCAAGAACGGCACCGTCACCGTCAACGGAGTGAAGTACCCGGTCAAGAACGGCACCGTCACCATCGGCGGCGTGGCCTACCCGGTCACCCCGACCCACGGCGGGGCCACGGGCACCATCACCGTGAACGGGGTCACGTACCCGGTCACCGACGGCACCGTCACCATCGGCGGGGTCAACTACCCGGTCAAGAACGGCACCGTCACCATCGGCGGAGTGGCCTACCCGGTCACCCCCACCGACGGCGGGACCGACAACCCGGGCGACACCACCAACGGCACCATCAAGGTCGGCGGCGTCACCTACCCCGTCAAGAACGGCACCGTCACCATCGACGGCGTCAAGTACCCCGTCAAGAACGGCACCGTCACCATCGGCGGCGTGAGCTACCCGGTCACCACGTCCGGCGGCACCGACGGGTCTGGGGGGCCCGACGGATCCGACGGCCAGGCGAGCGGGAGCATCACCGTTGACGGCGTGACCTACCCGGTCGCGGACGGCTCGGCCACCGTGGACGGGGTCGCGTACCCCGTGCACGACGGCACCGTGACGATCGACGGCGTGGCCTACCCGGTGACGCCGAGCGACGACGGTTCGGACGGCCACGGCTCCGACGGTCACGGGTCCGACGACCCCGGTGGGTCGGACGACCCCGGCGGGTCCGGCGACAACGGTCCGTTGGCGATCACCGACCCGACCGTCAACGGCAAGGCCGCCGACGCCCCCGGGTCACTGGACGCCGAGGCCCACAAGGCGGCGACGGTGGAGTTCGACGTGACCAACACCGGTGACGTGGACGTGACCGGGCTGTCCGGCCAGGTCGGCTCCGGCGACATCCGTTGCACGGAGACCGAGCTCGCCCCGGGCGAGTCGACCACCTGCCGTGGGCGGGTCGTCCCGCGCGTCGGTGCGCAGACCACACCGGTCCAGGTGTCGGCTGCGACCGCCGACGGCGGGAGTACGACGTCGGTCCGGGCGCTCCGGCTCTCGGGTGTCGCGCCGAGCACCGGCGGCCACGCCGGTGGTCACGCTGGCCCGTCCGGCGGGACGCCCGGCGGCGGAGCATCCGGCGGCATGCCGGGCGCCCACTCCGGCGGGATGCCCGGCGCCCACTCCGGTGGGATGTCGGGCGGGGTCCCGGCGGCCCACGCCGGCGGCTCGGTGCACTCCGGCACCGGGACGTCCGACGGCGCGATCGTCGGCGGCGTACCGGCTCCGGACGGCATGACCGGCCAGGGCCACGGCCACCCGGCCGACGGCGGCTTCCCCATGCCCCGCGGGGGCGTGGAGGCCGGCGGCGGCGGCACGGCGGCTGAGCTGCCGGTCGTCGGTCACGAGCAGGACGACGAGGGCAACCTCCTCGTCTGGCTGCTCCTCCTCGCAGGCGCTGGTGTCGTCGTGGCCCAGCGCGTGCGTACCCGCAGCTCGCGCTGA
- a CDS encoding class F sortase, translating into MTPTLAGRLQTRLALSLLVGVPLSLLAAILLGALGWGDALRGLAAITVLGCGWDALFQAVQERRWDRDWPRLLTLLSWLPEAAGSWLVLRAFDAAAPPGTHLAFFTLVWGGMLAARAAVLPVLLPRWRHQGQRLAGALPLARPAAASTPEPASQPARTRLSIGTTFPGLRPGHRQLAMLALFVGVVGSIVFLAPLFDREPTTSAASDTGPGGPGGGDAMSADMAHHGADDRTWNTHHRVRPTSIEFPAAHLSASLAKVRQDASGVLVAPDPAKPAWFSRGAAPGQAGPAVLIGSVDGAFAGLEKAAPGQSLRIVRADGSQVFFTVDRVAEVDARSFPTRKVYGAAEDPLLRLVGYDDSSGRNTIVFARAVMMVQAPAKG; encoded by the coding sequence GTGACCCCCACCCTCGCCGGACGCCTGCAGACCCGGCTGGCGCTCAGCCTCCTCGTCGGCGTCCCCCTGTCCCTGCTCGCGGCGATCCTGCTCGGCGCACTGGGGTGGGGGGACGCCCTGCGCGGCCTCGCCGCGATCACGGTCCTCGGCTGCGGCTGGGACGCGCTCTTCCAGGCCGTTCAGGAGCGCCGTTGGGACCGCGACTGGCCGCGGCTGCTGACGCTCCTGTCGTGGCTCCCCGAGGCCGCCGGGTCGTGGCTGGTGCTCCGGGCGTTCGACGCCGCGGCGCCGCCGGGCACCCACCTGGCCTTCTTCACGCTGGTGTGGGGCGGGATGCTCGCGGCCCGCGCGGCCGTGCTGCCCGTCCTGCTGCCCCGGTGGCGGCACCAGGGCCAGCGCCTGGCCGGTGCCCTGCCCCTTGCCCGACCGGCCGCCGCGTCGACGCCCGAGCCGGCCAGCCAGCCGGCGCGGACCAGGCTGTCGATCGGCACCACCTTCCCCGGCCTGCGCCCGGGCCACCGGCAGCTCGCGATGCTCGCGCTGTTCGTCGGCGTCGTCGGCTCGATCGTCTTCCTCGCGCCGCTCTTCGACCGCGAGCCGACGACCTCGGCGGCCAGCGACACCGGGCCGGGCGGCCCCGGCGGCGGGGACGCGATGTCCGCGGACATGGCGCACCACGGCGCCGACGACCGCACGTGGAACACCCACCACCGCGTCCGTCCGACGTCGATCGAGTTCCCCGCCGCCCACCTGTCCGCGTCGCTGGCGAAGGTCCGCCAGGACGCCTCGGGCGTGCTGGTCGCGCCGGATCCAGCGAAGCCCGCCTGGTTCAGCCGGGGCGCCGCTCCGGGGCAGGCGGGTCCGGCCGTGCTCATCGGCTCCGTCGACGGGGCGTTCGCCGGTCTCGAGAAGGCCGCTCCCGGCCAGTCGCTCCGGATCGTCCGCGCCGACGGCAGCCAGGTCTTCTTCACCGTCGACCGCGTCGCCGAGGTGGACGCCCGCTCCTTCCCGACCCGGAAGGTGTACGGCGCCGCCGAGGACCCGCTGCTGCGGCTGGTCGGCTACGACGACTCGTCCGGCCGCAACACCATCGTCTTCGCCCGCGCGGTGATGATGGTGCAGGCGCCGGCCAAGGGCTGA
- a CDS encoding class F sortase: MGARRTLPRPRVGRRAAVLASGVALGLALLALTDDDATTADRPGTVVAEQPAPAPQATAGRRPVRLRVPRIGIDTGLLRLGLTARRELEVPPMRKADTAGWYDRSPVPGDAGPSVLAGHVDSRSGPAVFYRLRELRRGDRVVVDRDDGRRATFTVDRVDVVTKSAFPTRRVYGATTRPELRLITCGGTFDHATDDYLSNVVVFAHLTHLTTA, from the coding sequence ATGGGCGCCCGGCGTACCCTTCCGCGGCCCCGGGTCGGGCGGCGCGCCGCCGTGCTCGCGTCGGGGGTCGCGCTGGGGCTCGCCCTCCTCGCGCTGACGGACGACGACGCGACGACGGCGGACCGCCCGGGCACGGTCGTGGCGGAGCAGCCCGCCCCCGCCCCGCAAGCGACGGCGGGGCGTCGGCCCGTGCGCTTGCGGGTCCCCCGGATCGGTATCGACACCGGCCTCCTGCGGCTCGGGCTCACGGCCCGCCGCGAGCTCGAGGTGCCACCCATGCGGAAGGCCGACACCGCGGGTTGGTACGACCGCTCCCCCGTTCCCGGCGACGCCGGGCCCTCGGTCCTGGCCGGGCACGTCGACTCCCGCTCGGGGCCGGCCGTCTTCTACCGGTTGCGCGAGCTGCGCCGCGGCGACCGGGTCGTGGTCGACCGCGACGACGGCCGGCGCGCGACCTTCACCGTCGACCGGGTCGACGTGGTGACCAAGTCCGCCTTCCCCACCCGCCGCGTGTACGGCGCCACGACCCGCCCCGAGCTCCGGCTGATCACCTGCGGCGGCACCTTCGACCACGCCACCGACGACTACCTCTCCAATGTCGTCGTCTTCGCCCACCTCACCCACCTCACGACCGCCTGA
- a CDS encoding class F sortase: MTSTSTVSRQRRVVVAGFAACLVLGVGAVAFGGGTTASPEPESAPTTGATAATLPASRPVRIHIDRLDVTAKVRVLRAADDGATLALPPLRATGWDATSATPGEAGITVVTGYIARTTREPGVLKGLARLREGDVVTLRRKDGRSVDYRVTGIAYYPQGRFPAKHVFSRTTRPELRLISTGGPLHRGDPLGNAVVTAVAD, from the coding sequence ATGACCAGCACGTCCACCGTCAGCCGCCAGCGACGCGTCGTCGTCGCGGGCTTCGCCGCCTGCCTGGTCCTCGGCGTCGGCGCCGTCGCGTTCGGAGGCGGTACGACGGCCTCCCCGGAGCCCGAGTCCGCGCCGACGACCGGGGCCACCGCCGCCACGCTGCCCGCGTCGCGCCCGGTGCGGATCCACATCGACCGGCTCGACGTCACCGCGAAGGTGCGCGTGCTGCGGGCCGCTGACGACGGCGCGACGCTCGCCCTGCCGCCGCTGCGCGCCACCGGCTGGGACGCCACGTCGGCGACGCCCGGCGAGGCCGGCATCACCGTGGTGACGGGCTACATCGCCCGCACCACCCGTGAGCCGGGCGTGCTGAAGGGGCTGGCCCGGCTGCGCGAGGGCGACGTGGTGACCCTGCGCCGCAAGGACGGCCGGAGCGTCGACTACCGGGTCACCGGCATCGCCTACTACCCCCAGGGCCGGTTCCCCGCGAAGCACGTGTTCTCCCGGACCACCCGCCCCGAGCTGCGCCTGATCAGCACCGGCGGCCCGCTGCACCGCGGCGACCCGCTCGGCAACGCGGTCGTCACGGCGGTCGCCGACTGA
- a CDS encoding MerR family transcriptional regulator yields MKSSRRDIRWSIGDLAERFELEPHVLRHWEERGLLAPERDAAGRRVYGEDDAYRVATIIASKASGMSLEQIRTLVDASTDGRRDALRAHLDELDRRQAELERSRHLTQHALECRAHDITTCPGFQAHVEDIVAGTTRGLPLLARHASTHG; encoded by the coding sequence ATGAAGTCAAGCCGTCGTGACATCCGCTGGTCGATCGGCGACCTCGCCGAGCGCTTCGAGCTCGAGCCCCACGTGCTGCGGCACTGGGAGGAACGGGGCCTGCTGGCGCCGGAGCGCGACGCCGCCGGTCGTCGCGTGTACGGCGAGGACGACGCCTACCGCGTGGCGACGATCATCGCCAGCAAGGCCTCCGGGATGAGCCTCGAGCAGATCCGGACGCTCGTCGACGCCTCCACCGACGGGCGGCGCGACGCACTGCGCGCCCACCTCGACGAGCTCGACCGGCGCCAGGCCGAGCTCGAGCGCTCACGCCACCTCACCCAGCACGCGCTGGAGTGCCGCGCCCACGACATCACCACCTGCCCCGGCTTCCAGGCGCACGTCGAGGACATCGTCGCCGGTACGACGAGGGGCCTCCCGCTGCTCGCCCGGCACGCGTCGACCCACGGCTGA
- a CDS encoding NAD(P)/FAD-dependent oxidoreductase — MNDIHDVAVIGAGSAGLQAAQTLGRMHQRTLVLGTDRYRNDPTGHMHNFLGHDGAPPAELRTAARKDAEAYDDVELRDAEVLRISGGLGDFVLELAGEEPVRARRVLLASGVRDTLPDVPGVAEEFGDLVAHCPFCHGHEFAGTRVGILGSAPHVAAMASMVGPIAREVVVLAHGGELDDATTASLARLGVPVVAGAVVAVHREGEGLLVDVAGEEPVALGGLFVKTDWALAAPYAGQLGLELSETGAVVVDAFGRTSVPGVYAAGDMAQGPGLPMPMASVLVAASGGLVAAAACVQDAALARIA, encoded by the coding sequence ATGAATGACATCCACGACGTCGCCGTCATCGGCGCCGGATCGGCCGGGCTGCAGGCCGCACAGACCCTCGGCCGGATGCACCAGCGCACCCTGGTGCTCGGCACCGACCGCTACCGCAACGACCCGACCGGCCACATGCACAACTTCCTCGGCCACGACGGCGCCCCGCCGGCCGAGCTGCGCACGGCCGCCCGCAAGGACGCCGAGGCGTACGACGACGTCGAGCTCCGCGACGCCGAGGTGCTCCGCATCTCGGGTGGGCTCGGCGACTTCGTCCTCGAGCTCGCCGGCGAGGAGCCGGTGCGTGCGCGCCGGGTGCTGCTGGCGAGCGGCGTGCGCGACACCCTCCCCGACGTCCCGGGCGTCGCGGAGGAGTTCGGCGACCTGGTCGCCCACTGCCCGTTCTGCCACGGCCACGAGTTCGCGGGCACCCGCGTCGGCATCCTCGGCTCCGCGCCGCACGTCGCCGCGATGGCGTCGATGGTCGGGCCGATCGCGCGCGAGGTGGTCGTCCTCGCCCACGGGGGCGAGCTCGACGACGCCACGACGGCGAGCCTCGCCCGGCTCGGGGTCCCGGTCGTGGCGGGCGCCGTGGTCGCCGTACACCGGGAGGGCGAGGGGCTCCTCGTCGACGTCGCCGGCGAGGAGCCGGTCGCGCTCGGTGGGCTCTTCGTCAAGACCGACTGGGCGCTGGCCGCACCGTACGCGGGCCAGCTCGGCCTCGAGCTGTCCGAGACGGGCGCGGTCGTGGTCGACGCCTTCGGCCGGACCAGCGTCCCCGGCGTGTACGCCGCCGGCGACATGGCCCAGGGCCCGGGTCTCCCGATGCCGATGGCCTCGGTGCTGGTGGCCGCGTCGGGCGGCCTGGTCGCGGCCGCCGCCTGCGTGCAGGACGCCGCGCTGGCCCGGATCGCCTGA